One Bacteriovorax sp. PP10 DNA window includes the following coding sequences:
- a CDS encoding twitch domain-containing radical SAM protein, producing MILSITLGRLEAMDITKNLEQETNKHFCILPWVHLDIQPNGGCRTCCLVRQDTFGNIKDQKIKDIVNSHEQKNLRSNMLAGKFSDSCIECHKDESSGHVSLRQRANKAFYKNDGMLEGTKEDGAVGSFSLKHVTLRFSNLCNLSCVYCSSLYSTAIKDEANTGYIKSFESKIELEQFIDENCEHTEVFDLMGGEAILDPLHNEFLNLMIQKGKTNITLLYTTNLSIDLSTKAGLLEKWKQFKEVGFIVSLDAEEKLGEEIRKGLKWDIALKNIAYVKANLDFRHFIIQPTVSTLNIFNLAKFINYLLKNELVYPSNIVFNYLYRPMKYSLESLNKYQCIEIVKSLKDLKKNLVMDYEINQVAGLIKNLNALIVRLEQGQES from the coding sequence ATGATTTTATCAATCACACTTGGAAGATTAGAAGCAATGGACATAACAAAAAACTTAGAACAGGAAACGAATAAGCATTTTTGTATATTGCCATGGGTTCATCTTGACATACAGCCCAATGGGGGCTGCCGTACTTGTTGCCTTGTGAGGCAAGACACTTTCGGAAATATCAAAGATCAAAAAATTAAAGACATCGTAAACTCTCATGAGCAAAAAAATCTAAGGTCCAATATGCTGGCCGGAAAATTTAGTGATTCATGTATTGAATGTCATAAAGATGAATCTTCTGGGCATGTCAGTCTAAGGCAAAGGGCCAATAAGGCCTTTTATAAGAATGATGGAATGCTGGAAGGGACGAAGGAAGATGGAGCTGTTGGCAGTTTTAGTTTAAAGCATGTGACACTGAGATTTTCTAATCTATGTAATCTTTCTTGTGTTTATTGTAGCTCACTTTATTCGACAGCGATTAAAGATGAGGCCAATACTGGTTATATTAAATCTTTTGAGAGTAAGATCGAATTAGAGCAGTTTATCGATGAGAATTGTGAGCACACTGAGGTTTTTGATTTAATGGGGGGGGAAGCAATCCTAGATCCTCTTCACAATGAATTTTTAAATTTAATGATTCAAAAAGGTAAAACTAATATTACGCTTTTATATACAACAAATCTTAGTATTGATTTGAGTACGAAAGCGGGGCTTCTGGAAAAGTGGAAGCAGTTTAAAGAAGTAGGTTTTATTGTAAGTTTGGATGCTGAAGAAAAGTTAGGTGAGGAAATTAGAAAAGGATTAAAGTGGGATATTGCTCTTAAGAATATTGCCTATGTTAAAGCAAATCTGGATTTCAGGCATTTTATTATTCAGCCAACGGTTTCAACTCTTAATATTTTCAATCTTGCTAAGTTCATTAATTACCTGCTTAAAAATGAATTAGTGTACCCATCTAATATCGTCTTTAATTATCTTTATCGCCCAATGAAATACAGTCTTGAGTCTCTTAATAAGTATCAATGCATTGAGATCGTCAAATCACTAAAGGATTTAAAAAAGAATTTAGTCATGGATTATGAGATTAATCAGGTCGCAGGTCTAATTAAGAATTTGAATGCTTTAATTGTAAGGCTTGAGCAAGGGCAAGAGTCTTAA
- a CDS encoding DegT/DnrJ/EryC1/StrS family aminotransferase, whose protein sequence is MYYSDEAEIQAISNVLRKKKLFRYQGKDVETECSLFEKEFSNYLGNGHSVLLSSGTNALVTALASLNIGPGDEVIVPAYTFFATLAAILEVGAKPIIVNVNTHLDLDLSEVKKSLTPATKAIIPVHMDGYPCDMDSIVRFCQEHNLFLIEDAAQAVGGKFKGQSLGTFGDAGCFSFNVDKVISCGEGGAIFIKNQELYQRSMMFHDTCNQFGPTMKETYTITPFVGRSMRVSEIQGAMIRVQLGRLDTIIQDLKERKNILEEELKKYNVNLVPAYDSGECGTTTRFYLSSPNDVKDTIIKLHQVGLKATSPILRPAHNVWQWLHLIPADKRNSKINFFPTIDLLSKTVNINISLEESAEEWTVKTLALAQALQLKHSNS, encoded by the coding sequence ATGTATTACAGCGATGAAGCTGAAATTCAGGCCATTAGCAATGTTCTTCGCAAGAAGAAGCTTTTTCGCTATCAAGGCAAAGACGTAGAGACGGAATGCTCTCTTTTTGAAAAAGAGTTCTCTAACTATCTCGGCAACGGACATAGTGTTTTACTTTCAAGTGGAACAAATGCGCTTGTCACTGCACTTGCTTCTCTAAATATCGGACCTGGTGATGAAGTCATCGTCCCTGCTTATACATTCTTTGCAACCTTAGCTGCCATCTTAGAAGTTGGTGCGAAACCCATTATCGTCAATGTAAATACTCATCTTGATCTCGACCTGAGCGAAGTAAAAAAATCCTTAACTCCTGCAACAAAAGCAATCATTCCAGTTCACATGGACGGCTATCCTTGTGATATGGATTCTATCGTTCGCTTTTGTCAGGAACATAATTTATTTCTTATTGAAGACGCTGCTCAAGCTGTCGGTGGCAAATTTAAAGGCCAATCCCTTGGTACATTTGGTGATGCTGGCTGTTTTTCTTTTAATGTCGATAAAGTCATCTCTTGTGGAGAAGGCGGCGCCATTTTTATAAAAAACCAGGAGCTCTATCAAAGATCCATGATGTTTCACGATACTTGCAATCAATTTGGCCCGACGATGAAAGAGACTTACACTATTACTCCTTTTGTCGGAAGATCAATGCGTGTCTCTGAAATTCAAGGTGCCATGATTCGAGTTCAACTTGGCCGTCTCGATACAATCATTCAAGACTTAAAAGAAAGAAAAAATATTCTAGAAGAAGAACTGAAAAAATATAATGTGAACTTAGTTCCCGCATATGACTCTGGCGAATGTGGAACAACGACAAGGTTTTATTTATCTTCACCTAATGATGTTAAAGACACTATCATCAAACTTCACCAAGTTGGACTCAAGGCGACCTCACCTATTCTTCGCCCAGCACACAATGTCTGGCAGTGGCTGCACCTAATCCCAGCAGATAAAAGAAATTCAAAAATCAATTTCTTCCCGACAATCGATCTGCTTTCTAAAACGGTCAATATTAATATTTCATTGGAAGAAAGTGCTGAAGAATGGACGGTTAAGACTCTTGCCCTTGCTCAAGCCTTACAATTAAAGCATTCAAATTCTTAA
- a CDS encoding fumarylacetoacetate hydrolase family protein — protein MKISRFSINDEIFYGKIDQDKVTRLRSLSKGEIILELTGDIYHLNDLTQMSPVNPLNIYGVGDNYPRSKDDQSIPVIFKKSPKSIVINHSKVVLPFGKQVWPEPEIGIVIKKELIGLNEENFEQYIFGYVLVNDVTCITSGEDSDTHTDESKNQIGFCPVGSFIQTEFNFQEADISSEINKTSYRNGKADSFKWKLHRLLKEVSLKHNISAGDLIITGCPARLDSHKTLLAKGDVFTARVEGLGELVTHFDKEER, from the coding sequence ATGAAAATTTCCAGGTTTTCGATTAACGATGAAATTTTTTATGGCAAAATTGACCAGGATAAAGTGACTAGATTGAGATCTCTGTCAAAAGGAGAAATCATCCTGGAGCTTACTGGTGATATTTATCATTTAAATGATCTGACTCAGATGTCTCCGGTGAATCCATTAAATATTTATGGAGTGGGGGACAATTACCCTCGTTCGAAAGACGATCAATCAATTCCAGTTATTTTTAAGAAATCGCCAAAATCAATTGTGATCAATCATTCAAAAGTTGTACTTCCTTTTGGAAAGCAGGTTTGGCCTGAACCTGAAATTGGAATTGTGATTAAAAAAGAACTTATTGGATTAAATGAGGAAAACTTTGAACAGTATATTTTTGGTTATGTATTAGTTAATGATGTGACTTGCATAACTTCAGGAGAGGATTCAGACACTCATACTGATGAGTCGAAGAACCAAATCGGTTTTTGCCCGGTTGGAAGTTTTATTCAAACTGAATTTAATTTTCAGGAAGCCGATATTAGCAGTGAAATCAATAAAACTTCTTATCGAAATGGTAAAGCGGATTCTTTTAAATGGAAGTTGCACAGGCTTCTTAAAGAAGTGAGTTTGAAACATAATATATCTGCAGGTGATTTAATCATTACCGGGTGTCCCGCCAGATTAGATAGTCATAAGACTTTACTCGCAAAAGGTGATGTGTTCACTGCTCGAGTTGAAGGACTGGGAGAATTAGTGACTCATTTTGATAAGGAAGAACGATGA
- a CDS encoding acylneuraminate cytidylyltransferase family protein — MKIIAHMPARIGSKRLSLKNLQDLNGQPVMHYGIKTALAVESLSDVYVNTESDIIINAVKDLPVKIYKRDPELSIDSVTQDRFNYDFISKNPCDYFLLINPICPLITKEDISNVIDFCIKGNFDSVFTTTKHETHGIFKDVPLNFKTTGHLERTQDLAPYFSINWAINMWKREAFIEAYERDGYGVFIGNIGYFEIPNPRGLKINYEHDLMLAEALIRLQTSKN, encoded by the coding sequence ATGAAGATTATTGCTCATATGCCAGCTCGTATTGGAAGCAAGAGATTAAGTTTAAAAAATCTTCAAGACTTAAATGGCCAACCGGTCATGCATTATGGAATCAAGACGGCTTTAGCTGTTGAGAGTCTATCAGATGTTTATGTTAATACAGAGTCAGATATCATTATTAATGCAGTTAAAGATTTGCCTGTGAAAATTTATAAAAGAGATCCAGAACTTTCTATAGATTCAGTTACGCAAGATAGATTTAACTATGATTTTATTTCTAAAAATCCATGCGATTATTTTTTATTAATTAACCCTATTTGCCCATTGATTACGAAAGAAGATATCTCAAACGTGATTGATTTTTGTATCAAAGGAAATTTTGATTCAGTTTTTACAACAACTAAACATGAGACTCATGGGATTTTTAAAGATGTACCATTAAATTTTAAAACAACTGGTCATTTAGAGAGAACTCAGGATTTAGCACCTTACTTTTCTATTAACTGGGCGATTAATATGTGGAAGCGTGAAGCTTTTATTGAAGCTTATGAAAGAGATGGATACGGAGTTTTCATTGGTAATATTGGGTATTTTGAAATCCCAAATCCACGTGGTCTAAAAATTAATTATGAGCATGATTTAATGTTGGCAGAAGCTCTTATCAGGCTTCAGACGAGTAAGAACTAG
- a CDS encoding D-sedoheptulose-7-phosphate isomerase: MIKDLVTKSSDINDFKKSYLSLFSKTLEQLNNYDLAPIIQEFLDCRDRGGKIIFLGNGGSHANAQHFAMGVGYITKQWNRPIKTCVLGASSSLVTSLANDYSFEDIFKLELNVIMNKEDLVVGLSVSGNSKNVISALGFAKEQNVRTFALLGSDGGQLKKNHENLLISTDDLQLGVTEDIHMILGHLICYYIEYKLN, encoded by the coding sequence ATGATCAAAGACCTCGTTACCAAATCTTCAGATATAAATGATTTTAAAAAATCTTATCTATCTCTTTTTTCAAAAACACTTGAACAACTCAATAACTATGACCTTGCCCCAATTATTCAGGAATTTTTAGACTGCCGTGATCGTGGTGGAAAAATTATTTTTCTTGGAAACGGTGGCAGCCATGCCAATGCCCAGCACTTTGCAATGGGTGTAGGCTATATTACGAAACAATGGAATCGTCCCATTAAGACGTGTGTACTAGGTGCAAGTTCTTCACTTGTTACGTCCCTTGCGAATGACTATAGCTTTGAAGATATCTTTAAATTAGAACTCAATGTGATCATGAATAAAGAAGACCTGGTCGTAGGACTTTCTGTCTCAGGAAATTCAAAGAATGTTATTTCTGCTTTAGGATTTGCGAAAGAACAAAACGTTCGTACATTTGCTCTGCTTGGATCAGATGGCGGACAATTAAAAAAGAACCACGAAAATTTATTGATTTCAACTGATGATCTGCAATTAGGTGTCACAGAAGATATTCACATGATTCTAGGCCATCTGATCTGTTACTACATCGAATACAAGCTTAACTAG
- a CDS encoding glycosyltransferase — MNQNLTIVLTSTQNYVWSSMQEIIPHIVRCWEQTKDSSHQVEVIDVDTTPLKSIAKQCWQAQNIVITCFNFQIASTLRVLKKDMGIPARLIFHLHNQATIALWPLQEFGLLPLFTGNDLFISSSTRDWDSLKQSVDSPKGGVVLFSLSEQELNTETHAASEENELYFAGRISRQKNLHSIIEALHILNQKKISIKFHIFGDEDFLGSPNMGVKDPNYKEELVHLVQKYNLHDSVIFHGKVDRTELYQSKLKTRKIFISPSAHSDENFGIAAFRSLCRGERLILSDWGGHTDYQQYFPSQIEYVDIIPHNENGLTCKAEQVANAIMKTLTKNVSPFPIPSQYFENNISKQYFQLLSTPTEANSPLKLTSLFNKIIERRVQFKTHQTKIFHDYHDPLAQELFKAYGLKQQV; from the coding sequence ATGAACCAAAACCTTACCATTGTACTAACATCTACCCAGAATTATGTCTGGTCGAGTATGCAGGAGATCATTCCCCATATTGTAAGATGTTGGGAGCAAACTAAGGACAGTTCTCACCAGGTGGAAGTGATCGACGTGGACACAACTCCCCTAAAGTCTATTGCTAAGCAATGCTGGCAAGCTCAAAATATTGTCATTACTTGTTTTAATTTCCAGATTGCCAGCACTCTGCGCGTTTTAAAGAAAGACATGGGAATTCCGGCGCGACTTATTTTCCACTTACACAACCAAGCTACTATTGCACTGTGGCCATTACAGGAATTCGGCCTGCTACCACTTTTTACAGGTAACGATCTTTTTATTTCAAGCTCAACTCGCGACTGGGATTCTTTAAAACAAAGTGTCGATTCACCTAAAGGTGGAGTTGTTCTTTTTTCACTCTCAGAACAAGAATTGAATACCGAAACCCATGCGGCCTCTGAAGAAAATGAACTTTATTTCGCAGGAAGAATTTCTCGCCAAAAGAATCTTCATTCTATTATTGAAGCACTTCATATTTTAAACCAAAAAAAGATCTCAATTAAATTTCATATCTTTGGTGATGAAGATTTTCTTGGAAGCCCCAACATGGGTGTGAAAGATCCAAACTACAAAGAAGAACTTGTTCATTTAGTTCAAAAATACAACTTACATGACTCTGTCATTTTTCATGGAAAAGTAGATCGTACTGAACTTTATCAATCTAAACTAAAAACTAGAAAAATCTTTATTAGCCCAAGTGCACACTCGGATGAAAACTTTGGAATCGCGGCCTTTCGCTCTCTTTGCCGAGGAGAAAGACTGATTTTGAGCGACTGGGGTGGACACACTGACTATCAACAGTACTTTCCTTCACAAATTGAATATGTCGATATTATTCCTCACAATGAAAATGGACTGACGTGTAAAGCTGAGCAGGTTGCCAATGCTATAATGAAAACGCTCACGAAGAATGTCTCTCCATTTCCTATTCCTTCGCAGTATTTTGAAAATAATATTTCTAAGCAGTATTTCCAACTGCTTTCAACTCCTACAGAGGCCAATTCTCCTCTAAAACTAACTTCGCTTTTCAATAAAATTATAGAAAGACGAGTGCAATTTAAAACACACCAAACTAAAATTTTTCACGACTATCATGACCCCTTAGCTCAAGAGCTTTTCAAGGCCTACGGCCTGAAGCAGCAGGTTTGA
- a CDS encoding radical SAM/SPASM domain-containing protein, with amino-acid sequence MFNAIEIEINHGCNKACSYCPVSTLERIEKGHMSLEVYEELISQLKDLNYEGRISYDFYNEPTLSPHLENYIVLAKAALPKTSVELYSNGTLLSLERFKKLNAAGVDKFIITKHEGIGTYIFEDTMTKLSAAEMSKIQYRDFTELRLTNRGGVLPHIPHETEAINLPCMIPSMMMTVTVNGNVVPCFEDFYQKNQMGNIMEKKIKDIWLSENYVYFRKKLFFGKRAEFEACKDCSRLEVLPWAN; translated from the coding sequence ATGTTTAACGCTATAGAAATTGAAATTAATCACGGGTGCAACAAGGCATGTTCTTATTGTCCGGTTTCGACGTTAGAGCGTATTGAAAAAGGGCATATGAGTTTAGAGGTTTATGAAGAACTGATATCTCAATTAAAAGATTTAAATTACGAAGGAAGAATTTCCTACGATTTTTATAATGAACCAACTCTTTCGCCACATCTAGAAAACTATATCGTCTTAGCAAAGGCGGCACTTCCTAAAACAAGTGTTGAGCTTTATTCAAATGGAACACTTTTATCTTTGGAGCGTTTTAAGAAATTAAATGCAGCTGGTGTTGATAAATTCATTATTACAAAACACGAAGGTATCGGAACCTATATTTTTGAAGACACGATGACGAAGTTGTCGGCAGCTGAAATGAGCAAAATTCAATATAGGGATTTTACAGAACTACGCTTAACGAATAGAGGCGGAGTTCTTCCTCATATTCCTCATGAAACAGAGGCCATCAATCTTCCTTGTATGATTCCTTCAATGATGATGACTGTGACAGTAAATGGGAATGTTGTTCCATGCTTTGAAGATTTTTATCAAAAAAATCAGATGGGCAACATTATGGAAAAAAAAATAAAAGATATCTGGTTGTCAGAAAATTATGTTTATTTTCGAAAAAAACTTTTCTTCGGAAAGCGTGCTGAGTTTGAAGCTTGCAAAGATTGCAGCAGACTAGAGGTACTCCCATGGGCCAATTAG
- a CDS encoding alcohol dehydrogenase catalytic domain-containing protein: protein MGQLEYIYSSEKNFFAAEVKLPEIIADNEVLVKVSAVGICGSDLYHHKTYQGDQLRLGHEWIGSVVKKGSHVSHLEVGDMVTSSSTLGCGECSYCLRTEVNMCENPVHLCSEKLGALRNYLQISSFNAIKLNSKKPSDVLLEVMAVAEEAMALLEANKIHEPKKALVLGAGTVGILCAYLLQEKGIEVTITDVQTGRVKRSLDVGLKGYPLNFLMMDKSAHNQFDVIIDATSDRESSVSGWSLLPVFGTKNLVAIMVGKYINPIEIKPDQLSKLASRLVFMRGVPLNTLEATVKKWSGHLDFLASKLITHHFEAEKLNEGFEVAANAKVSGKVVITL from the coding sequence ATGGGCCAATTAGAATACATTTATTCATCTGAGAAAAATTTCTTTGCTGCAGAAGTAAAGCTTCCAGAAATCATTGCAGATAATGAAGTTCTAGTGAAAGTTTCAGCAGTGGGGATTTGTGGATCAGATCTCTATCACCATAAAACATACCAGGGCGATCAGTTAAGATTGGGGCATGAATGGATTGGTAGTGTCGTAAAAAAAGGGTCGCATGTAAGTCATCTGGAAGTTGGAGATATGGTGACAAGCTCATCAACTCTTGGCTGCGGTGAATGTTCTTATTGTTTACGAACAGAAGTTAATATGTGTGAAAATCCAGTTCACCTATGTTCTGAAAAATTAGGGGCATTAAGAAATTATCTGCAAATCAGTTCTTTCAATGCCATTAAATTAAATTCAAAAAAACCTTCTGATGTTTTATTGGAAGTCATGGCCGTAGCAGAAGAAGCGATGGCACTTTTAGAAGCTAATAAAATTCATGAACCAAAAAAGGCCCTTGTTTTAGGTGCTGGTACAGTGGGAATTCTTTGTGCTTACCTATTGCAGGAAAAAGGTATTGAAGTCACTATCACTGATGTTCAAACCGGCCGAGTGAAGCGCTCTCTAGATGTTGGCCTTAAAGGCTACCCGTTAAATTTTTTAATGATGGATAAATCAGCGCACAACCAATTTGATGTCATTATTGATGCAACTAGTGATCGCGAGTCTTCGGTAAGTGGCTGGAGCTTGTTGCCAGTTTTTGGAACCAAGAATCTGGTAGCTATTATGGTAGGCAAATATATAAACCCGATAGAGATAAAACCAGATCAGCTATCTAAACTTGCTTCAAGGTTAGTTTTCATGCGAGGGGTTCCCTTAAATACGCTTGAGGCCACAGTCAAAAAATGGTCAGGGCATCTGGATTTTCTTGCATCTAAACTTATCACTCACCATTTTGAGGCCGAAAAGCTCAATGAAGGTTTTGAGGTTGCAGCAAATGCGAAGGTCTCAGGAAAAGTAGTAATCACTCTATAA
- a CDS encoding tail fiber domain-containing protein, giving the protein MSNDNSNNESAKKKYVFGELTEYDLEKIETEVLRESVYLDVFAGSDIAFKEDCQKLDSQDVLEKLNTLQAYSFNYKTTEFPENKFPTGEQFGFMAQDLEKVFPQLVSQDASGNKFVNYTQVIPLMAETIKLLSDKVDSLEKKLDQLKN; this is encoded by the coding sequence ATGTCTAACGATAACTCAAACAATGAATCGGCAAAAAAGAAATATGTGTTTGGTGAATTAACTGAGTACGACTTAGAAAAAATCGAAACAGAAGTTTTAAGAGAAAGTGTTTACCTTGATGTATTCGCTGGATCTGATATTGCTTTCAAAGAAGATTGCCAGAAACTTGATTCACAAGATGTGCTGGAAAAATTAAACACTCTTCAAGCTTACTCATTCAATTATAAGACAACTGAATTCCCTGAAAATAAATTCCCAACTGGCGAGCAGTTTGGATTTATGGCACAAGACCTGGAAAAAGTTTTTCCTCAGTTAGTGTCTCAAGATGCTTCTGGAAATAAATTTGTGAATTACACTCAGGTGATTCCACTAATGGCAGAAACGATTAAATTACTTTCTGATAAAGTAGACTCTCTAGAAAAGAAATTAGATCAATTAAAAAACTAA
- a CDS encoding radical SAM/SPASM domain-containing protein yields MKDQSWFINIDIEINHGCNLSCDYCPNSVATRKEQGFMSMDLFEKILLQLQDIQFKGRICYHFYNEPLLHPQLEEFVALSKKLLPQSRSEIYSNGMYINEDKYKRLRLAGVDKFTITKHQGIKNLVFDEVYSKLSANEKKTIDYADHSTLLYSNRGGKVDYGRALTDTLKKRPCLIPIFNPVVTVKGNVLTCYEDFDQTHTMGSINDQHIKEIWLSENYVNFRNDLKSGLREKYPVCRDCNNIQVIS; encoded by the coding sequence GTGAAAGACCAAAGTTGGTTTATCAATATTGATATTGAAATCAATCACGGGTGCAACCTGTCTTGTGACTATTGCCCTAACTCTGTCGCCACTCGTAAAGAACAAGGTTTTATGAGCATGGATCTTTTCGAAAAGATCCTGCTGCAGCTCCAAGACATTCAATTTAAAGGGCGCATTTGTTACCATTTCTACAATGAGCCGCTTCTTCATCCACAATTAGAGGAGTTCGTTGCACTAAGTAAAAAATTACTCCCACAATCCCGCTCTGAAATTTACTCAAATGGCATGTATATCAACGAAGACAAATATAAGCGACTGCGCTTGGCCGGAGTAGATAAATTTACGATCACCAAACACCAAGGCATCAAGAATCTGGTCTTTGATGAGGTTTATTCAAAACTCTCTGCCAATGAGAAAAAAACTATTGATTATGCCGATCACTCAACCCTGCTCTATTCTAATCGCGGTGGAAAAGTTGATTATGGAAGAGCACTCACTGACACGCTTAAAAAGCGTCCGTGTTTAATCCCTATTTTTAATCCGGTAGTCACTGTTAAAGGTAATGTCTTAACTTGTTATGAAGACTTTGATCAAACTCATACGATGGGAAGTATCAACGACCAACACATTAAAGAAATCTGGCTTAGTGAGAACTATGTAAATTTCAGGAATGATTTAAAGAGTGGTTTGAGAGAGAAATACCCTGTATGCCGAGACTGCAACAACATACAGGTTATAAGTTAG
- a CDS encoding PqqD family protein, which translates to MINQNYEVCEDVVSRDNQDGTVIVMKMDEGNTFFKLTNISADIWRELTLKKDLNQIFSDVMENYDVSEEVLRQDVEHLVKGLIERRLLKEI; encoded by the coding sequence GTGATTAATCAAAATTATGAAGTTTGTGAAGACGTTGTCTCAAGAGACAATCAAGATGGAACCGTCATCGTCATGAAAATGGATGAAGGGAATACATTTTTCAAGCTTACTAATATTTCGGCCGACATCTGGAGAGAGCTAACTCTGAAAAAAGATCTTAATCAAATTTTCAGCGATGTTATGGAAAACTATGACGTATCTGAAGAAGTGTTACGTCAAGATGTTGAACACTTGGTGAAGGGACTTATAGAGAGAAGACTCCTTAAAGAAATTTGA